The Alteromonas stellipolaris genome includes a region encoding these proteins:
- a CDS encoding spondin domain-containing protein, protein MKRFNKISAAALLAFASQQSFAADITVEIQNLTHGLYFTPIAAVAHTADASLFEVGEAASTEIQMMAEGGSLDGIATIGTAIGADVIANPAGGLLAPTMSTSADLMTADDNVVLSVVAMILPSNDGFIGLDNWAIPTEAGTYTVYVNAYDAGTEANDELRGSGEPGMAGMPVPPPLDPMLGTGGTGVAGADTNATVHIHRGNIGDDSLTEGASDVDNAVHRWLNPVAKVTVTVR, encoded by the coding sequence ATGAAGCGATTTAATAAAATTTCTGCAGCGGCATTGCTTGCGTTCGCAAGCCAACAAAGTTTCGCTGCTGATATAACAGTAGAAATACAAAACTTAACTCATGGGTTGTACTTCACACCTATTGCTGCTGTAGCGCACACTGCCGATGCTAGTTTGTTTGAAGTGGGTGAAGCTGCCAGTACTGAAATTCAAATGATGGCCGAAGGCGGCAGCCTAGACGGTATTGCTACCATTGGTACCGCTATTGGTGCAGACGTTATTGCTAACCCAGCAGGCGGGCTTTTAGCGCCAACCATGTCTACCTCAGCCGATTTAATGACAGCTGACGACAACGTTGTGTTGTCTGTGGTTGCTATGATTTTACCTTCTAATGATGGCTTCATTGGATTAGATAACTGGGCAATTCCAACGGAAGCTGGCACATATACGGTTTACGTAAATGCCTACGATGCGGGAACAGAAGCGAATGACGAACTTCGTGGAAGCGGTGAACCAGGTATGGCGGGTATGCCAGTACCACCACCACTAGATCCTATGTTAGGCACAGGTGGAACCGGTGTAGCGGGCGCAGATACTAACGCTACCGTACATATTCACCGCGGTAACATTGGTGACGACTCGTTAACGGAAGGTGCAAGTGATGTAGATAATGCCGTTCATCGTTGGTTGAACCCAGTAGCTAAAGTAACAGTAACCGTACGATAA